A stretch of DNA from Pongo abelii isolate AG06213 chromosome 10, NHGRI_mPonAbe1-v2.0_pri, whole genome shotgun sequence:
ACAAGGGCTGAAGAGAAGGCCCTCAGGAAACACAATTTCAACAAATACTCAGGATCCTAGACCCCACCAGGCACCATTCTCTCCACCCACCAAATCCAGGAAACCCTGGAAGTGTCCCTGGAAGGTGTGAGGAGAGGCCCCAGCCAAGCAAAGGCAGAGTTCTAGGCAGAGACATTGACCCCCGCCCCATGTTCCCATCCCCCAGCTGAGGCCCACAGCAGAGAAGCTTCCCTGGACTCTCATGGCCTACCAGACCAGCAGGTGAGACAGCCAGACAGAATGACCAGGAGATGGTCAAGTGAGGCCCCAGCAGGAACACCTTCCCACAGCCAAGGTCCATATGCAGGACAGAGGCCTCAAACTGCATGCTGCCACATGGTAGaagagccccagccctggggacaCAGCTCAGCCTCTCCTCTGTGCCAAGGAGGGAGGGCGACTGTGGAGGGGCCTCATCCCTGACACTTACCGTGACCTCATACTTGACCTTGCTGCCCACATCCCACTCAGACTGCATGGCTCTCTCGCCCCTCACCACGCCAGAGAAGAAGAGTTGCTGGGGAATGGCCATCCTGGCGTGGAGAGGTCAGAACAGGGGTGAGAAGGTCTGGGGCCTGGCTCAATGGAGGCAGGGCCCTGGCCAAGGTTTAGAAGTGGCAATGCCCCCTCCCTCCAATGGAGGTGCCCACTTGGGCCAGGCTCACCCTGCGATGGACAGTGGCAGCTCAATGAAGACACGGGCTCGTGCAGAGACTGGATGCAGCTCCTGCTCACTGATCCTGGTGAGTAGGCAGGGGCAAGTACGGGCATCAGGCACAGGCACCTCCCAAGGGGTCAGATGAGGTCAATATGACtacccccacctcacccctccGGCCCTGCCTGGCTTACGTGGCCAACAGCAGCTCTACCTCCAGTTCCGTGGTCTCAATGCTGATCCCTGAGGTGCTAAGGATGAGGTAGAAGGTGACCTAGGCCAAGGGTGGAAAGAGATTAGAGTCAAGGGTGGTCTATGGGCTTATGGAGAGGCTACTCACGTAGGGATAAGGGCAGATGTGCCAACCTGGGCACCTCTCTTCATGGGGTTCCCCAGCTCACACTCAACATGGGAGGCATTCTCATTGGACAGGCAGAGTGGCTTCTCCTGGAATGGGAGAGAAGGCAAGGTCAGTCTGGGTTACTGGAGCCCTTCAAGACCCCACCCCATCCTGCCCCCAGGTCCTCACCGCAGGGTCCAGGGCCCGGACTCCTGAGTAGTGCAGTGAGTCAGGAAGCATGACCAGGAGCTGGGCTTCATGGGCATCATCCCCATcagcctggggctgggctgggtccGATGGCAGGTTGGTGACCATCAGCTCCAGGCCAATGACTGGCTGCCCACTCAGTGCAAACAGGGCTGTTGTTCCATCCGCATCCCTGGAGAGTCAGACCCCACTCCTGCTAAGTTCTGAACACCTCCCCCTACCACTCCCCCTCCCAGTCTGCTCCCCCAGTACCTGCCTTCACTCCCTGAGCCTCTCTTCCCACCCCAGGGCCCCATCACACCCGTCTAAGCCTCAGGCCTCTGTACACACGACTGGGAGTCAGGGGACCTCCGTTCTCATCTCAGCTCCACCATTACttaccttgggcaagtaacttaacctctctaggcctcagttctccatctataaaatgagactaATATAATTCCTACCTCACAGAGGTTTGAAGACTAACCAATGAGATGTATGTAGACTGCATATTATTAGTGTACTGTGAAGGACTGCTATTCCTTGCCATGGGAGCCCCCGTGGCTCCATCACTGACCCTCATCTCAGTCTCCAAGTCCATCGGCAGGtcctcttccaccttctgcctTCTCTGGAGGCTCAGCCCTTCCCTCTGACTGGTCCTCCTGAGAGGGCTTTCTCTCCATCCTTGAACTCttgccctcccacccccaccctgctctCTGACCCCCTCACATGGGCAGAGGCTGGAATTCTGTGTCGCTGATCCGGGTGCAGAAGCGGGCACGGACCAGCTGCAGATTGCTCTGGCAGATCTTGTCTTCACCACAGCCTTGCTTCAAGAAGTGGATCTGGGGAGAGACATGAGATAAGGGGCATTCCTAGGGGGCAAGGCAGGGGGCAAACCTGTCACCATGGCATATGGTGGGTTAGAGTATCACAGAATTAAACAACCTGTGCTCAACTCTCAGATCTGCAGCTTACTAGCCATGTGACCCTGAACTGAGTCCTCTCCTCTGCAGTAAAATGATGGGAGCACTACCATGCCGTGGTAGAGACTAGCAGCAAGTCAAGAGCTGGGCCACACTGCCCCAGCTCACATGCATGTAACTGAGTTCCAGATTTAGAACGGGAAAAGATGTCAAGGGCACCACTTCTGGGCCAGCCATAAAAACCATGCAAGCAAGGGGCCTCATGTTCCCCCTTCCAGCTGAATGGGATGAATGTGACTTCAAGAGCTTGAAGGCCGCATTTGAAGATTACAGAATCCCATCAACCTAAGCCCCCTGAATGACTACATGGAGTAGAGGAGCTCTGTCCCTTTGACTAGGAAGATGGTCATTCGGGCACCTAGAGATATGAGGAATTACTGGAGTAGCATACGTGAAAGGGCTTTGTGAGCTGTGAATTGGTGTCACTGGGGAGGGACCGTGATCTTTGCCCTCCCAGCTCCTCTTCCTGGGCTAAACCAGAACCCATGCTCACCTCTGCCCGCTGGGTGCTGGGCTGGTGGGCATTGAGGATGGGGGCCACTGGAGGCAGCCCCTGGCCAGGAGCCTGTCGCCGGAGCCGAGGGGTCTGGAGACTGTAGGACAAGGTCACTACAATGGCCCGAAGCTTGTCTTTGACGTTTTCCTAGGAAGAGGAAGGTCTGTTCCTCACTGGAACAATCCCCAGGCCTCAGCCCTGCTCAGTGCCCCAGCCAGACCTAGGACCAATTCTAAAACTTGGAAAGAAGCTTAGGGAGATGAATGAGAGAGGTGGAGAACTGagcaaggaggagggagaaagactGGGGTAGGGGACAGGGGAAACCTTTAGGGCTTTGAGGACCAGATGTGATGATAAAAGCTGCCACCTCCTTCATTCAGCTAGAAGAGGGGACATGAAGCCCCttgcacctcctcctcctccagggagtGCAGAAATGACAGGAGAGGGCAGCAGATGAGGAGGAAGTGAGCTCAGAAGACAGGCTTCCCACGTGTCTAGGTCTTAGAAGGAGGCACGAGTGTGCTCGGGAAGAAGCAGCTAAGAAGAATCAGGGAAAAGAGATGGAGCCATGACAACGACCGTCAGAAGCCAAGGGGTCAGTGTCCACCTGGAGCTGGAACATGGCGTCTCCACAGACTCGGTCATGCTGGTGCTTCAGCCACACGGTGCCCGAGGCCTGGTGCTTGGGTTCTTCTGGGTTACGGCTCGGGAACGTCACACGGGGAACCTGGCCCCGGAGCCTCCGGTCTGTGTCCGCGTCTAACACGTAGTCCAGGGCTGTGGTATGTTGGGAGAGGAGGAGCCGCTGAGCTGCAGAGCTGCTCCAGCTCACCCCATTCCGAGGGTGCTCTTCTACCACCTCAAAGTGACCCCCCTCCCTGAGAAACCCAAAAGGGCAAGCCACAGAGGGGGGACCGCACTCACCCACAGTAGGGCTATAGCTGCTGGGGACTGCAATGTAGCTGAAACAGACCCTTAGGTCCACACTGCGGGGGCAAAGGGTGGCTCCTGAGCCAAACGAGGCTGATGGGCCAAggcccctacccccaccccatctGTCACATCCTgtcacagccccagccccaaacTGGGGAGATAAAGGGATCAAAGAGAGGGCAGGGGAAGCTGTCAGGGTCCAGGTGCCACCCGATCCCGCCTCACCAGACCGAGTGGCCACCAGCACAGTTGGGCTGCTCCAGGTCGATGCTTCGTGGAGCAATAGAGACTTCATGGGAGACATGGAGGATGGGTCTGGCCCTGGGATTGGGGAGTCAAGAGCACAAGAAATGTGAGAACACAAGGCTGGGAAACACTCTTCAGCATTAGATTTGGCACTGAGGTCGAGGCCAGAGTCACAGGGAGGGGCTGACGGCCTCAGGGAGGGAGAAGGTCAGGGGGTGCTCACCTGAAGAGCACTGCGGTGTCAGCCAGGGAGCCCACCAGCAGGTCAGGGTATTGGTTCCCATCCATATCCAAGCCGCCTGACAGGGAGTAGCCAAAGCTCTTGATGCCCACAGCCTCGCCTTCCAGCACCTAGAGAACCGGCTGTCAGCCTCCCTCAATCCCACCTCCCACAGGCCTCTGCCTCCCCTGATGCCTCTGCTGATTCCACCCACACCCATTCCCTCATCCCAGCGACTCCCTTCACCTGTGAAGGTTTGGCGACAACCCCCAGGCTGCTCCCATGGTAGATGAAGACTTTCCCATCACCATCAAAGGGGGCACCCACTGCAATATCTGCAGGGCACAGGGAAAAGGCAGTCACGCTGGCTGGGGGCCTTGCAGACAAGATCCAGGCCTCAACTCCCCCCAGTCACTCagatatgttttctattttattgagagGCTACAAAATCCCAGGCACTCTACGTACATCATCTTTAATCCTCTTGGCCACTCCCTGCAGATATTACTAATGCAAAAAGGTTAGGAACTTGCCAAGGTCAGAAGGCTGGTAAATGGTAAAGCTCAGACATAAGCCTAGGGACCCTCTCTCCCTGAGTCTTCAGAAGACTACACCCTGACCTCTGAGGGGCTTCCCCATCCCTCCTGTGGCCCCTCCCTCCCCGAGCCTTTCCAGTTCCCAGTCACACCTGGAAAGCCATCTTGGTTGAGGTCCCCCAGGACAGCCAGGCTGATCCCGAACATGGAGTCAGGGGAGCCGCAGAGCCGGAGAGGGGAGATCCCAGCCCAGTGACCCCCCTGGTTCAAGTACACATAAACGGCACCCCCCAGTTCTTCTTGGCGCTCAAAGAAGTAGGGGGCACCCACTATCAGGTCTGGCCAGCTATGGAGAGAGGGAAACATTCAGTGCGGGTCCTCCCTGGCCAGAGGAGCCAGCAGGAGGCTGAGTGGCCTCAGCCAGACTGGGGCTACCAGACCCAGCCTCCCTCAGGTGGCACAACCCTCTACCCACTCACCCATCACTGTTGAGGTCAGCCACAGCCAGTGAGTAGCCGAAGCCAGAGGTCAGGCGCTCCCCAGACAGCATAACCTCGGGCACCAGGCGACTGGCGCTGTCCTTGCGCAGGATGACCACTGCACCCTTGTGGTTGGCACGGGGGGCTCCAGCCACAAAGCTCAGCTCTTCTGCATGCACCAGACCTTTCCCCGAGTCAATAGAGAAGCCTGGGGGAAGGGTGACTTACCCCTAAGTCTTCACCCCAAGACTCAGAAGCTGGGGTGTGTCAcagctcccccagcccctgccccctccccacaggTTAAGAGCCAAGTCACAGCTCACCTGCACCCTGCCCCCTCCCCTAGGTTGAGAGCCAAAAGATAGGTCCCCCCAAGTCATCAGCACTACAGCTGGATGGCTCTTCCTCCCCACAGGGCCTGGCAGCCTCCCACACCCACCAGGCCCAGAGACAAGCTTGGCACAAAAAGTGCAGTGAGGTCAGCCTCAGGGactgggcaagagagagaaaggtgaTAGCTGAGAAGGCCAGGAGCCCAGGTaggaggctgagcacagtggcctCACCCTGCCCACACCCAGAGAGCTAGAAGAGCTAGAGGTCCCTCTCAGGCCCGAATCCCACCCAGTGCACCTCTTTCCCCCAACTCCCTCATCCTGGCAGGGAGGGGAAGTCTTCACAGGGATGAGGGGGAGAAAAGGGGGAGTGAGAGAGAGCCTGCTTCACCCAAACATCTCCCAGGCCTGGTTTCCTCCTCCTCTGCAGAGGAATGCAGATGAGACAACGAGAGGGACTTACCAACAACACTAGCCCTTTCTTCAATATGTGCCCACCAACCATCCCCCAGGGAAAGTCCCCCTAGAAGACAGGACTGTCCTTCCCAGAATATCCTCAGCCCTGGCCCTCTCACTCCACCTGAATCTTCCTCCATGGAGACCCCTGGCTCACAGCCCAGAGGCCATCACCCTGGGGGCCTCCTCTTCTTAGGCCTGATCACTGGACCCAGCTCTTCTCTGCAATTTGGGCCCAATGTATGTCTCCctgggtgtgtggtgggggaggaggagattATAAGGCACCAAAGGTCGAGTTccctggggaaggaggggaggctgGGCCATGCCCCTAGAGTCCAGGAGGTGGGAGCTTACAAACCTAAGTAGCTATTGAGGGCCAAGTCTCCGGCTGGTCCTGGGAGCCGGTCAGCAGGGTCCAAAGTTTTATACACCAGCTGGTCGGGGTCTGAGCTATCAATGTTGGTCACAAAAAGCAACcctgtggggggtggggtgagACACCAGGGAGGAGACATCCAGAGGAGGTGCCACAGAGTAGGGAGACAGAGCCACAGAAAGGCCAGAAAATGGTGGAAgaagaagaggcagagagagaaaaagagaccagAGAGATCACAgccagagacagaaagacagagagagacaaggtgagagacagaaacagagacagaaggatgggagcagggagagggaggaCAAGAGAGAGGAGCAGAGGTTTAGAGCAGTTCTGGGCCGGGGAGAGGTCCCTACCAAAGTAGCTGTTGGCAGGGACCGGGATGAGGCGGGGGTCCTGCTCCTTCTCTCCCCCCGCCTCGTAGGGACCGTCGTCCAAGTGTGCCAGGTCCGCTGAGCCCTGTGCACAGAGCTCCACCCTGGCCGTGCCTGCAAGGACAGACCTGTTAGTGCCCAGGGCAGGGCGCAAGGAACACCCCTCAGGCCGGACACTGAGTTAGACAGGCACACGGGGAGGCCCCGCCTCTTCTTTctagccccctccccaccctgtccCCAACCCAGGCTTCCTAGGGTCCCCCAGACGTGGCATCACACTCACCGAGTGTCAGCTCAGCCAGCAGCAGCGTGCAGAGACGGGAATGGCAGTGATGAGGTGTGGGCTAGTGTGTTGGAGCATGCAGGCCCCAGCTGCAGGCCCAGCGTGCACTTGGGGCCCATGCCAGCATGTTGAGGAACACTTGGCCGTGCGAGGGAAAGGAGGCACCCCCCATTCACGTGTGCACTAGCTTAATGGGGTGGAAGGCATGGCAGTGCCCTGGGGCCATACAGCAGTACACATGTGGTCATGCTTGGCCATGTGCCATCCCCGACCCTGTCTCTGAGGTAAGAGGAGGTTTTGgtccccttctccccttcccgaGGAGTGACTCACCCTTCCAATTATAGGTTCCTGGGGCCCCAAAGAGGAGGTAGTGGCTATCAGGGGAGAAGGCGGCAGCTGTGCCCTGCTGGCAGAACCCAAATTGTTCATGGCCTTGGGGGCGTCCCTCACAGAACTTCCATTCCCCACCATCCAACTCATCCCGGATGGCCAGGTCCTGGCTGAGCACAAAGCAGCGACCAATCATATCCCGCGTCTCCAGGATCTGGTCCACTCGCTGCCTTGCCTCATATCGGTGTGCACAGGTctgggggaggaagggatggggaTCATTTCACTCTGTGGGTCAGGGACCTGCTTGAGGCATGCTGCCCATATGCAGAGATTTGGCAGACACTGATACATGTGTGctcacatgcacacgcacatgcacacatacacacacccccctATGCCGGCACCACTCAAGCACCATTACCCTGCCAGTGTTACACAGGTCCATGCATAACCCAGCAACCTGTCTGCACCCACTTCTTTGCCCTCAAATGGAGATCTCCTTGTTCCACATTCTGCCTGGAGCCAAAAGACACAACTAAGCCACCACATACGATGTGTGTCTCCCTGATCATGTCACAGTCCTCCAAAATGCCAAGCTTGGCCCTGTCCCTGGACCTTTGTAAGTGTCACCACCTCATCTGCAAAGAACTTCCTGTCCGCTTCACTCtccaagtattattattattatttttttttttttgaagcaagttctcactctgtcactcaggctggagtgcagtggcacaatcatggctcactgcagcctcgacctccagggctcaagtgatcctcccacctcagcctcctgtgtagctgggactacaggcatgtaccaccatgactggctaatttgtttttattttttataaagatgaagtcccactatgttgcacaggctaggTATTACCGATTATTAAAGCCTGGCTCAAATCACCCCCTCTGCAGAAGTCTTCTCTCTACTCCTGCTTTGGACTTTTACAGACTAGAGACTAGACCACTCACTTAACATGAACCAGATTCTGCCCCACAGTGATCTGTATTGGTAATTGTGTGTCTATGCGTGTTACtgaaagatagagagagagaaacagagagccctagtttttttgtttgtttgtttgttttgttttgagatggaattttgctcttgtctcccaggctagagtacaatggtgcgatctcagctcactgcaacctcctcctcccaggttcaagtgattctcctgcctcagcctcccgagtacctgggattacaggcgcctgccaccacgcccggctaattttttttttttttttttttttttttgagacggagtctcgctctgtcacccaggctggagtgcaatggcgcgatctcggctcactgcaagctccgcctcccgggttcacaccattctcctgcctcagcctctccgagtagctggaactacaggcgccgccaccacgcccggctaattttttgtgtttttagtagagacggggtttcaccgtggtctcgatctcctgacctcgtgatccgcccgcctcagcctcccaaagtgctgggattacaagcgtgagccaccgcgcctggccacgcctggctaattttttgtatttttagtagagacagggttttgccgtgttggtcaggctggtctcgaactcctgacctcaggtgatccacctgcctcggcctccgaaagtgctgggattataggcatgagccaccaagcccagccttccCCTTGTAGTAACTAGCACAATGCCTGATGCTTAAAAGGTTCTCAGTAAGA
This window harbors:
- the ITGA7 gene encoding integrin alpha-7 isoform X3, whose translation is MTGRRLKDQRDFGDQRRPWGDLGLGACESSLAFAGSARGDRPMAGARSRDPWGASGICYLFGSLLVELLFSRAVAFNLDVMGALLKEGEPGSLFGFSVALHRQLQPQPQSWLLVGAPQALALPGQQANRTGGLFACPLSLEETDCYRVDIDQGADMQKESKENQWLGVSVRSQGPGGKIVTCAHRYEARQRVDQILETRDMIGRCFVLSQDLAIRDELDGGEWKFCEGRPQGHEQFGFCQQGTAAAFSPDSHYLLFGAPGTYNWKGLLFVTNIDSSDPDQLVYKTLDPADRLPGPAGDLALNSYLGFSIDSGKGLVHAEELSFVAGAPRANHKGAVVILRKDSASRLVPEVMLSGERLTSGFGYSLAVADLNSDGWPDLIVGAPYFFERQEELGGAVYVYLNQGGHWAGISPLRLCGSPDSMFGISLAVLGDLNQDGFPDIAVGAPFDGDGKVFIYHGSSLGVVAKPSQVLEGEAVGIKSFGYSLSGGLDMDGNQYPDLLVGSLADTAVLFRARPILHVSHEVSIAPRSIDLEQPNCAGGHSVCVDLRVCFSYIAVPSSYSPTVALDYVLDADTDRRLRGQVPRVTFPSRNPEEPKHQASGTVWLKHQHDRVCGDAMFQLQENVKDKLRAIVVTLSYSLQTPRLRRQAPGQGLPPVAPILNAHQPSTQRAEIHFLKQGCGEDKICQSNLQLVRARFCTRISDTEFQPLPMDADGTTALFALSGQPVIGLELMVTNLPSDPAQPQADGDDAHEAQLLVMLPDSLHYSGVRALDPAEKPLCLSNENASHVECELGNPMKRGAQVTFYLILSTSGISIETTELEVELLLATISEQELHPVSARARVFIELPLSIAGMAIPQQLFFSGVVRGERAMQSEWDVGSKVKYEVTVSNQGQSLKTLGSAFLNIMWPHEIANGKWLLYPVRVELEGGQGPGQKGLCSPRPNILHLDVDSRDRRRRELEPPEQQEPGEQQEPSMSWWPVSSAEKKKNITLDCARGTANCVVFSCPLYSFDRAAVLHVWGRLWNSTFLEEYSAVKSLEVIVRANITVKSSIKNLMLRDASIVIPVMVYLDPMAVVAEGVPWWVILLAVLAGLLVLALLVLLLWKMGFFKRAKHPEATVPQYHAVKIPREDRQQFKEEKTGTILRNNWGSPRREGPDAHPILAADGHPELGPDGHPGPSTA
- the ITGA7 gene encoding integrin alpha-7 isoform X4 encodes the protein MTGRRLKDQRDFGDQRRPWGDLGLGACESSLAFAGSARGDRPMAGARSRDPWGASGICYLFGSLLVELLFSRAVAFNLDVMGALLKEGEPGSLFGFSVALHRQLQPQPQSWLLVGAPQALALPGQQANRTGGLFACPLSLEETDCYRVDIDQGADMQKESKENQWLGVSVRSQGPGGKIVTCAHRYEARQRVDQILETRDMIGRCFVLSQDLAIRDELDGGEWKFCEGRPQGHEQFGFCQQGTAAAFSPDSHYLLFGAPGTYNWKGFSIDSGKGLVHAEELSFVAGAPRANHKGAVVILRKDSASRLVPEVMLSGERLTSGFGYSLAVADLNSDGWPDLIVGAPYFFERQEELGGAVYVYLNQGGHWAGISPLRLCGSPDSMFGISLAVLGDLNQDGFPDIAVGAPFDGDGKVFIYHGSSLGVVAKPSQVLEGEAVGIKSFGYSLSGGLDMDGNQYPDLLVGSLADTAVLFRARPILHVSHEVSIAPRSIDLEQPNCAGGHSVCVDLRVCFSYIAVPSSYSPTVALDYVLDADTDRRLRGQVPRVTFPSRNPEEPKHQASGTVWLKHQHDRVCGDAMFQLQENVKDKLRAIVVTLSYSLQTPRLRRQAPGQGLPPVAPILNAHQPSTQRAEIHFLKQGCGEDKICQSNLQLVRARFCTRISDTEFQPLPMDADGTTALFALSGQPVIGLELMVTNLPSDPAQPQADGDDAHEAQLLVMLPDSLHYSGVRALDPAEKPLCLSNENASHVECELGNPMKRGAQVTFYLILSTSGISIETTELEVELLLATISEQELHPVSARARVFIELPLSIAGMAIPQQLFFSGVVRGERAMQSEWDVGSKVKYEVTVSNQGQSLKTLGSAFLNIMWPHEIANGKWLLYPVRVELEGGQGPGQKGLCSPRPNILHLDVDSRDRRRRELEPPEQQEPGEQQEPSMSWWPVSSAEKKKNITLDCARGTANCVVFSCPLYSFDRAAVLHVWGRLWNSTFLEEYSAVKSLEVIVRANITVKSSIKNLMLRDASIVIPVMVYLDPMAVVAEGVPWWVILLAVLAGLLVLALLVLLLWKMGFFKRAKHPEATVPQYHAVKIPREDRQQFKEEKTGTILRNNWGSPRREGPDAHPILAADGHPELGPDGHPGPSTA
- the ITGA7 gene encoding integrin alpha-7 isoform X1 translates to MTGRRLKDQRDFGDQRRPWGDLGLGACESSLAFAGSARGDRPMAGARSRDPWGASGICYLFGSLLVELLFSRAVAFNLDVMGALLKEGEPGSLFGFSVALHRQLQPQPQSWLLVGAPQALALPGQQANRTGGLFACPLSLEETDCYRVDIDQGADMQKESKENQWLGVSVRSQGPGGKIVTCAHRYEARQRVDQILETRDMIGRCFVLSQDLAIRDELDGGEWKFCEGRPQGHEQFGFCQQGTAAAFSPDSHYLLFGAPGTYNWKGTARVELCAQGSADLAHLDDGPYEAGGEKEQDPRLIPVPANSYFGLLFVTNIDSSDPDQLVYKTLDPADRLPGPAGDLALNSYLGFSIDSGKGLVHAEELSFVAGAPRANHKGAVVILRKDSASRLVPEVMLSGERLTSGFGYSLAVADLNSDGWPDLIVGAPYFFERQEELGGAVYVYLNQGGHWAGISPLRLCGSPDSMFGISLAVLGDLNQDGFPDIAVGAPFDGDGKVFIYHGSSLGVVAKPSQVLEGEAVGIKSFGYSLSGGLDMDGNQYPDLLVGSLADTAVLFRARPILHVSHEVSIAPRSIDLEQPNCAGGHSVCVDLRVCFSYIAVPSSYSPTVALDYVLDADTDRRLRGQVPRVTFPSRNPEEPKHQASGTVWLKHQHDRVCGDAMFQLQENVKDKLRAIVVTLSYSLQTPRLRRQAPGQGLPPVAPILNAHQPSTQRAEIHFLKQGCGEDKICQSNLQLVRARFCTRISDTEFQPLPMDADGTTALFALSGQPVIGLELMVTNLPSDPAQPQADGDDAHEAQLLVMLPDSLHYSGVRALDPAEKPLCLSNENASHVECELGNPMKRGAQVTFYLILSTSGISIETTELEVELLLATISEQELHPVSARARVFIELPLSIAGMAIPQQLFFSGVVRGERAMQSEWDVGSKVKYEVTVSNQGQSLKTLGSAFLNIMWPHEIANGKWLLYPVRVELEGGQGPGQKGLCSPRPNILHLDVDSRDRRRRELEPPEQQEPGEQQEPSMSWWPVSSAEKKKNITLDCARGTANCVVFSCPLYSFDRAAVLHVWGRLWNSTFLEEYSAVKSLEVIVRANITVKSSIKNLMLRDASIVIPVMVYLDPMAVVAEGVPWWVILLAVLAGLLVLALLVLLLWKMGFFKRAKHPEATVPQYHAVKIPREDRQQFKEEKTGTILRNNWGSPRREGPDAHPILAADGHPELGPDGHPGPSTA